A genomic window from Alkalihalobacillus sp. AL-G includes:
- a CDS encoding YjbA family protein, with translation MLYLRDVWVNWFEGEENGYNVCEFHEWRKEDFIELLDQVPIVKMETSLLDYIENDLSELPLQLLEEVKNKSYIRKNNQREQIEYCFIGTDGKKCLVADTMGYKIPIRKSRMIPRQEQLVYEMAEEIDSRRYTFDTKQLTKKEYHILSPEPGSMNGLTRRERQLKQLLYMALDQMYSTGNTAEARYWYTEWIPEKYSDIQVMSFDEAWRALYLEVSQGWTFKHQTICERLIKGQPYFEKIWELEKGTHVN, from the coding sequence ATGTTGTATTTACGTGATGTATGGGTCAACTGGTTTGAAGGAGAAGAAAACGGATATAACGTATGTGAATTCCATGAATGGCGAAAAGAGGATTTTATTGAATTACTGGATCAAGTCCCCATCGTTAAAATGGAAACATCCTTGCTCGACTACATAGAGAATGACTTAAGCGAATTACCGTTACAACTCTTAGAAGAAGTTAAGAACAAAAGCTACATCCGGAAAAATAATCAGCGGGAACAAATTGAATATTGTTTTATCGGTACGGATGGAAAAAAGTGCTTAGTTGCGGATACGATGGGATATAAAATTCCAATTCGCAAAAGCAGGATGATCCCTCGTCAAGAGCAATTGGTTTATGAAATGGCCGAGGAGATTGACTCGAGGCGATATACCTTCGACACTAAGCAGCTGACTAAAAAGGAGTATCACATTCTGTCACCAGAACCTGGAAGTATGAATGGATTGACAAGAAGGGAGAGGCAACTAAAACAGCTTCTTTACATGGCTCTTGATCAAATGTACTCAACAGGGAATACAGCTGAAGCCCGATATTGGTATACGGAATGGATCCCAGAAAAGTATTCTGACATCCAGGTAATGAGCTTTGATGAGGCGTGGAGAGCTTTGTATCTCGAAGTCTCTCAGGGATGGACATTCAAACATCAAACGATATGCGAACGATTAATTAAGGGGCAGCCATATTTCGAAAAAATTTGGGAATTGGAAAAAGGGACCCATGTGAATTAA